In the genome of Felis catus isolate Fca126 chromosome E1, F.catus_Fca126_mat1.0, whole genome shotgun sequence, the window GCAGGTGGGGGCCTGTCTTGGCCCTCTTTGGTTGCCTAGCAGTCAGGAGCTGCTCAGAGCTCTGTTCCTGGAGACTGGATTCACTCCCTGTCCTTTCCAGACTCCCACCAGCCACTCTGGGTCTCCGTTTATTCACCTGTAAAAAAATCTAGCTAGAGCAGGAGCAGACAAACAGACCCATGGGCAGAAACAACGCGGCAGAGATGGGCCCCAGCACATAGTGGACTTAAGCATGTGACTCAGGTGGTGTTTCAAACCTGCCTTTGTTCAAAGCCACTTACTGGACAGTGTGGGGGCAACTGGCCAGATCTCGGAAAACAAATCCGAACCCGTTTCATGCACCTTCCATTGGTATACTTCTGAAAgaatcaagactttttttttttaagatcaagactttaacaataaaaaagaaaaccaaaagaaatcttCAATGAATACCTTTTCTAAATCATCTCAGAGCAGAACAAGCCTTTCTAAGcgtggcaaaaacaaaacaaaagaagccagccagaaacaaaaaataaaagtcaggggcacctggctggctcagtcagaagagcccGTGACTCTTGattggggaggggttgggggtgggtgcTGAGTTCAGGCCCActttgggtgttgagattacaaaataaataaacaaacaaactaactaactaaaaaaaaaagtcaaaaagaaaaggagtgaTAAATATGACggcataaaaatttaaaacttctgcaagAAAAAATATACGACagagtgaaaaaaacaaactggGGTCGAGGGCACGGAGGGCAGGACAAATGAGGCTAAGTGCCTTTTGAATAAAAACTCACCTGGCAGTGGGAAAAATGTCATTAACCCAACAGCAAAGCAGACATGAAGAGGCAATTCACAGGAAAGACGAAAGTGACAGGTTTGAGATGATCAGCCTCCCTTGTAATCGCAGCAATGCAGCTTAAAACAAGCGCGTGTTGCTCGCAATTTTCTTTTGCATTAGGCTAGGAAATAAATGCAAGctactaacttttttttctcctttttaagtttacttgtttaaataatctctacaccccacgaGGGGTCTGAAtttacaactccaagatcaagagtcacaggctccacccactgagcccgCCAGGGGCCCCTGCAGGCTACCAGTTTCTTATCCAATTCTTAAAGACTGTTACCCatagaaatgaacaaaatgagtCTGACCACGGCCAAAACTGCACATGCTCAGTGTCTTTACTAACGCGGATGAAAGCCTCGAGATTTTTTTCTTTCGGGTactatattgttaaaatgttgactcCAGACGATAGGAACGTGGTACAAATAACCTAGAAGGCTCAAACTGGCAGAAGCTGTTATCGGTAAAATTTGATTTAGCCAAAAGCTGATCTgtgaattaaatatttgttacaaaAACTTATGAAAAGGGGGAGTGAGTGTTTAGTGGGCACAGGCTTAATTTATATGTGCTCGACAGGGGCCAGTCCCTGAACCCGTTACAGGGACTCCAGCGCCTCTTCAGCCCCTCTTCCCACCAGACTTTGCAATCATTCGAGAAAGCGCTGAATGGGGGAAGGGACCAGCGCCTGCGGGGACGGCGCGGGGCGCGGCGGAAGGACTACAACTCCCAGCAGGCACCGCGCCGCCCAGCCTTGCATTCCCAGAAGGCCGCGGGCGGCGCGCTCAGGGACCGTGCGTTCCCGACATGCCCCGCGACGGCCGCCAACCTCCGGATTTGAATCGAGTCGGCGCTCGGCGGTTGCGGTGTCGGGATGGGCGCTTCGTCGTTGCCCCCGGCCTGGCAGCTCTACCTCAAGGACCACCGCATCTCTACGTTCAAGAACTGGCCGTTCTTGGAGGGCTGCGCCTGCACCCCGGAGCGGGTGAGACCGCACGGCCCCCCGCCGGCCCCAggcccgcccctccccagggccccgACGCGGCCCCCGGGCGACCCCTGCCTCTGCAGGCTCCCGAATCCCGGGCGACCCCTGCCTCTGCGGGCTTCCGGCCCCAGGCGATCTGTCTCTCTGTGGACTCTTGGGCCCCCCGGGGCGACCCCTCCCACTGTGGACTCCCGGGCCCCCGGGCTGACCTCTCCCTCTGTGGCCTTCCGGTCCCAGGCGACCCCTCCCTCTATGGGCTCCTGAATCCCGGGCGACCCCTCCCTCTGTGGGCTCCTGGGACCCTGGAGCGCCCCCGCCAGCGCCTGAGCCTCAGCTCTCCCCTGCAGATGGCCGAGGCCGGCTTCATCCACTGTCCCACTGAGAACGAGCCCGATTTGGCTCAGTGTTTCTTCTGCTTCAAGGAGCTGGAAGGCTGGGAGCCAGACGATGACCCCATGTAAGTCCCCCGGGCCGGCCTCGCTGCCGCTTCCAGGGAGCCCcggctccaccccccacccccccacccccccccgcttTTGTTGTGGGCGGGGCCTGCAAAAACTTAGCGATGGGGCCCTGGCTTTGCAATTTCATTTTGTGCCCTAAACAGCTACCGCAGATGGATGAGTCTGTGTGTCGGTGCCCCGGTGGTGCTTTCAACCTAATCAAACCTGATGTGGCCAAACGGCCCTCAGAGTGGATGCCGAAGAAAGGCTCGTTCTTAGAGTTCTGTACTTGATGCCTTTCAGGTTTGACAGAATACAGGAGCGGATCCTGTTGTGACCTGCGGGCTTCCCTGGTTACAGagttttttcaaggtttattgaggggcacctgggtggctcaggtcatgatctcgccgttcatgggttcgaggacaccccaccccctccccatcggagcctggagcctgcttcggattctgtgtctcccttgctctctgcccctcccccgctcacattctgtctctatcaaatataaacattacaattttttagttaaataaaactttattgaactGTAATTCATGTACCACAGAAACCacccttttaaatgtttttattttttttagagagagcgacagagcatgcgcaagcaggggagggtcatagagagagggggacagagggggcTCTGCTGACAACCGGCCGCCCAACagaggactcgaactcatgacctgagctgaagtcggacacttaacctactgagccgcccaggcgtccagaaagacagagcacaagtgggggaggagcagagagagagggagacacagaatgtgaagcaggctccaggctctgagctgtcagcacagagcccgacacggggctcgaactcatgaactgtgagatcatgacctgagcggaactcggacacttaactgatggagccacccaggcgtcccggcatctagttacttttaaaaattctgtgtatatggggcgcctgggtgactcagttggttaagcggccgatttcggctcaggtcatgatctcgcagtctgtgagttcaagccccgcgtcgggctctgtgatgagcctggagcctgtttcagattctgtgtctccctctctctgaccctcccctgttcatgctctgtctctccctgtctcaaaagtaaatacaatgttaaaaaataaataaataataaaaattctgtgTATATGTTCAGATAGACAGTGACAGCTGACTTTCTGTATGTGACGCTGATGCCAcattcttttctcacttttttttccctctcggGACCAATCACTTCCATAACTTTAATATTTTCCTCTAGAGAATCACCCGAGTTGTCTCTCCTTGGCCAGAAGAGAGTTGCTGTTTTCACTAATGTGTTTGCTCTCATGACCCATTGTTGACTGGGATGGCGTGGTGATCATACCAGGGATCACTGGCAAAGTACTGGCTGTATTCTTgccagtgaaattttttttttttcaacgtttatttatttttgggacagagagagacagagcatgaacgggggaggggcagagagagagggagacacagaatcagaaacaggctccaggctctgagccatcagcccagagcccgacgcggggctcaactcacggactgcgagatcgtgacctggctgaagtcggacgcttaaccgactgcgccacccaggcgcccctgaaattttttttttaagtttattcatttattttgagacagcacgTGAGCGAGTGTGcttgtgcgagtgggggaggggcagagagagtcccgagcaggctcccaggcagagcccaacatggggcttgatcccacgaccgagagatcatgacctgagccaaggtccagagtcggccacttaacggactgagccacccaggcaccccgggagtGAATTTCCCAGTGCTAGAATATTTTCAGAGGCTAGTTTCTGCGGGCTGTCCTTTGGGTCTTTGTGTGGCTGTGCGTTCATCCCGGTACTGTTGTGGTCACTGCTGTCCGCTGTGTAGGGAAAAGTcccagtgcagagagagaagccgAGGAGTCCCCTGGAGAAGCCCGGCCGATGGTGCCCTTATTTGGGACCAGCAGATTATGTAGCAATTCCAGGGAAATGACATTACTTCAAACGGTTCCTTCCTTGAGGATTTTAGAGGGATTTGGCGTGTGCTACCTCTGCGCTCACACCGTGTCACGCTTCCTATTCGTCGAAATGCCTATTCATTTATACGGGACTCCGTATAAAACCCATCCGCCCCAAGCGTGGTGGCGAGACGTCcacgggggcgggagggcagATACGGCCTGTGCAGCAGGGTGCACCGGGACCTCCCGCTGGCCCTGTGCACTTTGCACTGGGCTCGGGAAGCCGAGGGAGGCGTGTCCGTGAGGCGGGGTGGTGGGTGTTGGTGACAGACGGttgctcttctccctctccctgactcttCTCTCCTGACGTGCCCCTGTATTGATTTTTCTAGAGAGGAACATAAGAAGCATTCATCTGGTTGTGCCTTTCTTTCTGTCAAGAAGCAGTTTGAAGAATTAACCCTCAGTGAATTTTTGAAACTGGACAAAGAGAGAGCCAAGAACAAAATTGTATGTATTATCGGGAATAAGAACCAGGGGCAAGCTGTTGAGCACCTGTACCACTGAGCTCCCCGCCCCTCATTTTGGAGGGGCTCTTCTCCTCAGTTAACATTTGAAGCCCCTCGGATGCACGTGTGAGGATACAAAGGACAGGAAAGCATCTGTCCTGGAATGTGGC includes:
- the BIRC5 gene encoding baculoviral IAP repeat-containing protein 5, translated to MGASSLPPAWQLYLKDHRISTFKNWPFLEGCACTPERMAEAGFIHCPTENEPDLAQCFFCFKELEGWEPDDDPIEEHKKHSSGCAFLSVKKQFEELTLSEFLKLDKERAKNKIAKETNHKQKEFEETAKRVRCAIEQLAALE
- the BIRC5 gene encoding baculoviral IAP repeat-containing protein 5 isoform X2, whose amino-acid sequence is MGASSLPPAWQLYLKDHRISTFKNWPFLEGCACTPERMAEAGFIHCPTENEPDLAQCFFCFKELEGWEPDDDPIEEHKKHSSGCAFLSVKKQFEELTLSEFLKLDKERAKNKIAS
- the BIRC5 gene encoding baculoviral IAP repeat-containing protein 5 isoform X1; amino-acid sequence: MGASSLPPAWQLYLKDHRISTFKNWPFLEGCACTPERMAEAGFIHCPTENEPDLAQCFFCFKELEGWEPDDDPIEEHKKHSSGCAFLSVKKQFEELTLSEFLKLDKERAKNKIEKADVQQCL